The nucleotide window TGTCAATTTTTACAATACATTTGTACTATCCGTGGGTAGCGATCGCACTCCTGCAAGTGCCTTAACAAAAGTTCATACAGTGTCGATTACTTTTGTCCGACTACTTACACAATGAATTGGGTTAGGTTGAGACCGATCGATGGCTAAAAATACTGCACCATACCCACCCCGTCCCATCTGAACCAGAATATCAAACCGCTCTTGCAAAGTCAGCGAAGAACCACAAGCTTGACAGTTTTCAGTTGCGCTCAAATTTTTCGGCTGCGGACAATCTGGATTTAAGCAATATCTCATACGGCCACATCTACTTGCGGTTTTGGTTATTATACCCAGCGACCCACTGGATTAACACAAAGCCGTGCATTTTGACCTTGATTTGGGAATTCTACTCAAGAGTATCAAAAGTCCCCCTTGTGAAGGGGGATTTAGGGGAATCGATCCGAAATTAAGCCATCTGTCGCGCCATCAAATCAGCAAACATTCCCGGTTGAGACATTAATTCCTCAAAATTACCCACCTGCTTCACTTCTCCCCCTACAATCACATAAATGCGATCGGCATAGCGAATGGTACTCAAACGGTGAGCCACTACAATTCTTGTTACCTTTAACTGTGCTAAACTTTCAATTACAATTGCTTGCGTGCGGTTATCTAAAGCACTGGTTGCCTCATCAAAAATCAAAATTTTCGGTTTTAATACCAAAGAACGAGCGATAAACAAACGCTGGCGTTGTCCTCCCGAAAGATTCGATCCCCCTTCCGAAACAACCGTGTGCATTCCCATTGGCATTTGTTCGATATCTTCCGCCAAACCAGCCATTTTTGCAGCTGCCCAAGCTTCATCCATTGTTACTATAGCATTGCTAGAAATATTCTTAAATATCGAACCACTATTAATCCGACTATTCTGTAAAACCACACCCAATTGTCGCCGGAGTGCCCAAATATCTAATCCCGATAAATCCCGATGATCGTAATAAATTGTTCCCGCTTCTGGCTGCTCAAAACCTAACAGTAATCGGACGATAGTTGATTTGCCGCCACCTGACGGCCCGACTATAGCAATAAATTCTCCAGCTTTCGCTTCAATTGTCACTTTATTAATAGCTAATGGTCTATCTGGAGCATAGCGAAAACTCACCCGATCGAGTTTAACTTCACCCAACAAAATTCCCGGATCGGCTTTGCGATCGTTAACTTCTGGTTGCGCTTCCAAAATAGGTTTCACTCGTTCCCAAATCACGTTCACCGTCATTAATTGGATGGCTGCATTACTCAACCCCGTCACCCCGCCCACAAAAGTACCGAAAGCCACATTAAACGCCAAAAAAGTTCCGGTAGAAAATCCCCTTTCTCCTTGAGCTTGGGCTTCGACAATTAACATTACTGCTATCGCATAAACTGCCACTGAACTAACAGTAGGCAGAATATTATTAAAAAGAGTGATGCCATCTTCAATCGCCTCCGTACTGAGGGTTAAATTAAGTTGTTGGCTAAACTTTTGCGACCAATAGGCAAAAGCCCTTTCTTCCGCACCTGCTACTCGTAATTTCGTTACTGCACCGATTAATTGTACGGTTAAACCGGATAATTCCCCAGCCAATTCTTGCATCGGAATCATTTTTTGGCGGGAAATAAAGAAAGAAAAGAAAGTAATCGCAATATTGATGGCCGCTACTGCGATCGCCACTAATGTCAATTTTCCATTGTAAGAAAGCAACAACCCCAAATTCAATAGAGAAAAGAAACTATTAAATAGGGAACTCATTACCGTACCCGTGAGAATTTGGTGAAGTTGGTTAATCCCAGAAACGCGCAATTGCAAGTCCCCAATCGAAAAGTTGCGAAAGAAAGGCGCGGGCAATTTCAACAGCCGATCCCAAGTCGCCGCCTGAGTTTGCATTTCCGCAAAAGTTTGAGCGCGAGCAGTCGCAACATTTTCCACCAAACCTAATAGAATACTGCCAAAATTTACCGCTAGTAACCCTAAACCAATCTGAAAAATCAACCCGCGATCGGCATTAGGAATTGCATTATCGATTAAAATACCAGTAGCTTGGGGAATTACCATCCCCAATATGGAAGTAACCGCACCTAAGATAAACACGATTACCACATCCCGCAGCGTTCCCTTAGTGGCAAACTTGAAAATTTCTAGGACTGTGAGTACTTTATCTGGGAAAGGTCGATAAAACACATAAGCTATTGGTGAAATCAATTGCGCCGTGTTTGCATTCAAAGGTGTGCGCCGCTGCTGTTCGGGATCGAAAATTTCGTAACGATTACCATTTATGGGAAGCAAAGCCACCGGGCGCTCATCCTGAGCCGTGTATGCTAAAATCGGCCCAGCATCAAACTGCCACCAAGCACCCCGCAAAATGACTTGGCGCGTCCGCATCCGAGAGGCGCGAGCGATCGCCTCTAGTGGGTCTTTAAGCCCCTGGAAGTCTTCTGATTTGGCTGGGGGACGAATTTCCATCCCCATCGCTCTCCCCACCGCTCCCGCAGCCATTAACAAAGCCGTTCCTGTTGCCAAAGATGCGGCTGTTTGACGGCGAAAAATACTGGTAAGATGATCCAAAGCGCGATCGCTCGCTGCTTGATTGAGTTGTTGGCGTAACTGAAATTGTTCCGATCGCGTCAGAGCTTCTTTTTGGTCAAGTTGGTGCAGACAAAGTAAAAAGTCAGCATGAAATCGCTCCAAACATTCACAAACCGACTCTAAACTATCCAGCCCTGCTACATTAATACCATTGAATGAAATATCTGCCCCTCGGATAACTGCCCCTAAGCGATCGCTCCACTGTTGCAAACACTCAAGCAGCGACTCCCCCCCGCCATTTGGCTCAGTTATGGCTTGTCCTACCCAGTCTACCAGAGCGATCGATACTAAATGCGTTTCCTCATA belongs to Aerosakkonema funiforme FACHB-1375 and includes:
- a CDS encoding 4-Cys prefix domain-containing protein, giving the protein MRYCLNPDCPQPKNLSATENCQACGSSLTLQERFDILVQMGRGGYGAVFLAIDRSQPNPIHCVSSRTKVIDTV
- a CDS encoding NHLP bacteriocin export ABC transporter permease/ATPase subunit, with amino-acid sequence MTNFHSSARTIASNNLFPLSTPMTAWRVKEGAMAVFAIATINGSPQGARRYLFDVAPPDVLFGMATRLEGQSHQLIAVAYEETHLVSIALVDWVGQAITEPNGGGESLLECLQQWSDRLGAVIRGADISFNGINVAGLDSLESVCECLERFHADFLLCLHQLDQKEALTRSEQFQLRQQLNQAASDRALDHLTSIFRRQTAASLATGTALLMAAGAVGRAMGMEIRPPAKSEDFQGLKDPLEAIARASRMRTRQVILRGAWWQFDAGPILAYTAQDERPVALLPINGNRYEIFDPEQQRRTPLNANTAQLISPIAYVFYRPFPDKVLTVLEIFKFATKGTLRDVVIVFILGAVTSILGMVIPQATGILIDNAIPNADRGLIFQIGLGLLAVNFGSILLGLVENVATARAQTFAEMQTQAATWDRLLKLPAPFFRNFSIGDLQLRVSGINQLHQILTGTVMSSLFNSFFSLLNLGLLLSYNGKLTLVAIAVAAINIAITFFSFFISRQKMIPMQELAGELSGLTVQLIGAVTKLRVAGAEERAFAYWSQKFSQQLNLTLSTEAIEDGITLFNNILPTVSSVAVYAIAVMLIVEAQAQGERGFSTGTFLAFNVAFGTFVGGVTGLSNAAIQLMTVNVIWERVKPILEAQPEVNDRKADPGILLGEVKLDRVSFRYAPDRPLAINKVTIEAKAGEFIAIVGPSGGGKSTIVRLLLGFEQPEAGTIYYDHRDLSGLDIWALRRQLGVVLQNSRINSGSIFKNISSNAIVTMDEAWAAAKMAGLAEDIEQMPMGMHTVVSEGGSNLSGGQRQRLFIARSLVLKPKILIFDEATSALDNRTQAIVIESLAQLKVTRIVVAHRLSTIRYADRIYVIVGGEVKQVGNFEELMSQPGMFADLMARQMA